The following DNA comes from Flammeovirgaceae bacterium.
TCTGCGGGGTACGGGTCGATGCCCAGTTTGACGAGGTCCTTCAGCGCCTGCCTTCTTATGGTTTCCTGTTCGCTTAGTTGCATGGATGGGGCTATTGATTTTTGTAAATGGTAAATTTTTGGCGTAAGCACAAGGCCCACGATGAATGCGCCCGCCACATGGCTTAATTAAAATTAAAGCCGTGCCCTTGCACATTATCGGGCCAAAACATAAAAGTGTGCAAAAATAATGATTTAAGCCCAGAGGGCAGCGCCCTTTTGGAAAGGCCGTTCAGCCTCCTCAACATTTGCCCCCATGGGCCGCCCATCTTATTTGTCCCTTTTTCGGGGCTAAGCCGATTTTCTCCTGGCGAGTTCTTTTCGGATCAGCCTCAGCTCGTTGCTGCTTTGGCCGGCCACGGAGGTGTTTTCTTCGGCCCTGCGCAGCAGGTAAGGGATCACTGACTTTACGGGGCCGTAGGGAAGGTACTTCACCACGTTATACCCCTCCCGTGCCAGGTTGAACGAAATTTGGTCGCTCATGCCAAAGAGCTGGCCAAACCAAATGCGGCCATCGTTGTTTTTCATGCCATGTTTGGCCATGAGCACGGTAAGGAAATGGTTGCTGTACTCATTGTGCGAGCCGCACATAAGGGAAACCCGCTGTTTGTTGTCGACACAAAAGGCCAGGCCATCATTAAAGCCATCGTCCGTGGCTTGTTTGGTGGGCTGTATCGGGTCTGCATAGCCCCTTTTCCGGGCCCGCTCCCGCTCTTTCTCCATATAAGCGCCCCGCACCATTTTTACGCCCAGGAAGTAATTGTGCTTTACCGCTTCATGGTGGGCATTGCGCATATTGGCCAGCATATCCGCCCGGTACATTTGGTATGTGTTGAACACAATGGCCGAGCCGGTGTTGTATTTCTTCATCATCTCATAGGCCAATTGGTCGATGGGGTCCTGTAGCCAGGTTTCTTCCGCGTCAATCAATACCTTGATCTGGTATTCGTGCGCTTTGTGGCAAATCCTGTCCACCCTTGCCCGCACCCTTTCAAAGGCTGCCTGCTCTTCTGCCGTAAGCGTTTTTTTTGAGTTGATTTTTTCGAGCAATGCGGTATCGGCAATGCCGGTCATTTTAAAAACGCCAAAAGGGATGTTGTCATTGGCTTTGGCCGCATCGAAAGTCCGGAGGATTTCTTCCGTGGTCTGGTCAAAGCCTTTTTCGGTCTTTGCCCCCTCCACGGAATAGTCCAAAATGGCGCGCACGCCACGGTCGCCCAGCTTTTTTATTACCGGCCCACATTCATCAATGCTTTCCCCACCGCAAAAATGGTCAAACACGGTGTAACGGATAAGGCCTTTGATGGGGAGGTGAAGGAACAAACCCAGCCTTACGGCCCCTACGGCCAGGCTGGACATCACCGGGTTGTTTACCAGGGTAAAAATGAAATTGGCCTTTTTTACCTCGGCATTGCTTTTATAGGAAAACGCATGCGCGGTATCCTCGAACTTAACTTTTATTTCTGCTTCCATAGCGTGTTTTTTGACGGCCCAAATATAACCTTGATCACAATTCTTATTGGCTATTTTTATTCCAACAGTAAATTATTGAGTTATTTTGTTTGAATAAAAGCAGGCAAGCCAAATATGACCTTTGACGACTGGCATACCTGGGGCGGCAGCAAAAACAATACACTGCTGATAGCCGGGCCATGCAGTGCCGAAAGCCCGGGGCAACTAACCCAGGTGGCCTCCCACCTATACGGGATGGGCATTGGCATCATGCGTGCTGGCGTATGGAAGCCACGCACCCGGCCCAATTCCTTTGAAGGAAAGGGAGTGGAAGCACTAAAATGGCTTCAGGGGCTAAAACAGCAAATCCCGATAAAAATAGCCACCGAGGTGGCCACCCCCCAACATGCCGAGGCAGCGCTTGCCCACCAAGTGGATGTGCTGTGGCTTGGGGCCCGCACCACCGTTAACCCCTTCCTGGTGCAGGAAATAGCCAATGCACTGCAGGGGGCAGATTTGCCCGTACTGATAAAGAACCCCATCAACCCCGACCTGGCGCTTTGGCAGGGGGCCATTGAAAGGATGTACAACTCAGGGAAAAAGAAGGTGGCTGCCGTGCACCGGGGATTCTCAACCTACCAAAAATCCAAATTCAGGAACATTCCCAGTTGGCAAATTGCCATTGAGTTAAAGTCGAACTTCCCATCCCTTCCCCTCATTTGCGACCCCAGCCATATTGCCGGCAAAAGGCAAATGATCCTGGAGGTAAGCCAAAAGGCCCTGGACCTGGGCTACGATGGATTGATGATAGAGGCCCACCCACAACCAGGCGAGGCGCTAAGCGATGCCGACCAACAGGTGGGCCTGGAAGCGCTAAGCCAAATAATAGGCCAGCTCCGGTTTGCCAAAAAACATTCAAATGACGTGGTGTTTATCAGCCAGCTTGAGCAACTGAGGGAAAAGATAGACCAAATCGACCAGGAATTGATAGAGGTCCTGTCCATACGAAAGCAGCTTATAGAAAAGATAGGCGACTACAAGAAAGAAAACAATGTAACGGTATTCCAATTGGAGAGGTGGAACGAAATCCTGCAATCCCGGACAATATGGGGCAAGGACAAATCCCTGGCCGGGGAATTCATCCAGGAACTCTACAAAACCATCCATGACGAATCCATCAGGATACAGACGGGGATAATGAACAAAGAAAACGAAAACAAAAAGGAGTAGTGCAAAGCGTAATCATCAAGGAACAAATCGGCCCCTCGCTAAAAGCCATACTTGATCAGAACGCCTACAGCAAAGTGGGCGTGCTGGTGGACACCAATACGGAAAACCTGTGCCTCCCCGCCATCAAAAACACATTGCCCGATTTCGAGGTGCTAAGGGTGGAGGCCGGGGAAAAATTCAAGACCCTCGATACCTGCCAAAGGATCTGGGAACAGCTTACGCACAAGGGGTTTGACCGGCATGCGGTGTTGATAGTGCTCGGTGGCGGTGTGCTGGGGGACATGGGGGGTTTTTGCGCCTCCACTTTTAAGAGGGGCATTGATTTCATACTCATACCCACTACCCTGCTCTCCCAGGTGGACGCCAGCGTGGGGGGAAAGTTGGGCATCGATTTTATGGGCTTCAAAAACCACATCGGGTTGTTCAGGGAACCCACCGCCACCCTTATCTCCACGGTTTTCCTGGCCACCCTGCCCGA
Coding sequences within:
- a CDS encoding bifunctional 3-deoxy-7-phosphoheptulonate synthase/chorismate mutase type II — encoded protein: MTFDDWHTWGGSKNNTLLIAGPCSAESPGQLTQVASHLYGMGIGIMRAGVWKPRTRPNSFEGKGVEALKWLQGLKQQIPIKIATEVATPQHAEAALAHQVDVLWLGARTTVNPFLVQEIANALQGADLPVLIKNPINPDLALWQGAIERMYNSGKKKVAAVHRGFSTYQKSKFRNIPSWQIAIELKSNFPSLPLICDPSHIAGKRQMILEVSQKALDLGYDGLMIEAHPQPGEALSDADQQVGLEALSQIIGQLRFAKKHSNDVVFISQLEQLREKIDQIDQELIEVLSIRKQLIEKIGDYKKENNVTVFQLERWNEILQSRTIWGKDKSLAGEFIQELYKTIHDESIRIQTGIMNKENENKKE
- a CDS encoding proline dehydrogenase family protein yields the protein MEAEIKVKFEDTAHAFSYKSNAEVKKANFIFTLVNNPVMSSLAVGAVRLGLFLHLPIKGLIRYTVFDHFCGGESIDECGPVIKKLGDRGVRAILDYSVEGAKTEKGFDQTTEEILRTFDAAKANDNIPFGVFKMTGIADTALLEKINSKKTLTAEEQAAFERVRARVDRICHKAHEYQIKVLIDAEETWLQDPIDQLAYEMMKKYNTGSAIVFNTYQMYRADMLANMRNAHHEAVKHNYFLGVKMVRGAYMEKERERARKRGYADPIQPTKQATDDGFNDGLAFCVDNKQRVSLMCGSHNEYSNHFLTVLMAKHGMKNNDGRIWFGQLFGMSDQISFNLAREGYNVVKYLPYGPVKSVIPYLLRRAEENTSVAGQSSNELRLIRKELARRKSA